The Staphylococcus saprophyticus subsp. saprophyticus ATCC 15305 = NCTC 7292 genome contains the following window.
AATTACCTTGTCCAAGCGCTTCAATGATGATGCCATCAACATTATTATCACTATGAAACGTTAACACATCACTATTCATTCCCATATATGCCTTAACTAATGGAATATTTAAAGTATGGTCTATTTCATTTAAGATAAGATGCTCATATGGTTTATGGTGAAATTGAACGCTATTTTTAGTGACAACACCTAGTGGGCCATGATTAGGGCTTTGAAAAGTATTTGTATTTGATGTATGTGTTTTCGTAACGTTACGCGCAGTATGAATTTCATCATTAAACACTACCATGACACCCATATCTGAAGACTCGTCACTTGTTGCAACACGAATCGCAGATATGAAATTATATAAACCATCTGAACCTATTTCATTTGAAGAACGCATAGCACCAGTAATCGTAATAGGTTTTGAAATATCTGTTGTTAAATCCAGTAAATAAGCTGTTTCTTCTAGCGTATCTGTACCGTGAGTAATAACAAATCCATCATAAGATTC
Protein-coding sequences here:
- a CDS encoding asparaginase produces the protein MKNVLVIHTGGTISMSQDEANKVVTNKDNPISNHQDVIAQYANVTEITPFNVPSPHMNIEYVEKLKEIIEEAAKNESYDGFVITHGTDTLEETAYLLDLTTDISKPITITGAMRSSNEIGSDGLYNFISAIRVATSDESSDMGVMVVFNDEIHTARNVTKTHTSNTNTFQSPNHGPLGVVTKNSVQFHHKPYEHLILNEIDHTLNIPLVKAYMGMNSDVLTFHSDNNVDGIIIEALGQGNLPPTSLEGLDKCLDKNIPIILVSRSFNGIVGPIYAYEGGGATLTDKGVIFSNGLNGPKARLKLLVGLSNDLTFKQLKRYFESQL